The proteins below are encoded in one region of Triticum aestivum cultivar Chinese Spring chromosome 1B, IWGSC CS RefSeq v2.1, whole genome shotgun sequence:
- the LOC123104712 gene encoding uncharacterized protein, translating to MASVEELEEEEEEEVEDVEPLVYDRAKWVAWAVEEKEWSRREEEEKARKREENRRRSEAHDKVMDSIIEHDPKVGRDVYTRFFLRDFSVFNIDEESSVPPMRYTDSIYQDEFGLEDSANILSVSIVSSDAGFPVDVYGRVIARDSIDYKCIYLFHRNRDDCQRVNEDGMLILTGPYRGLVLVDFIYLEIDLKIREEGVPDRPFSKGLISIDGRVLSREKDVMVRSETLESWLSTTEVRFTTVLNAVECTFEIKLTEGLFKGNITVGIADEARKLDNEQTIVIHDSTADGVVTSDESGVIKLRRSVITICLERTVMFHINNEADGVCAERNFDFTPRRTGADEHKITCGAGKFRFRVVWSLMDFRL from the exons ATGGCATCTGtagaggagttggaggaggaggaggaggaggaggtggaggacgtcgAGCCTTTAGTGTACGACCGGGCGAAGTGGGTGGCCTGGGCGGTGGAGGAGAAGGAGTGGTcccggcgggaggaagaggagaaggctCGGAAGCGGGAGGAGAACCGGCGGAGAAGCGAGGCACACGACAAGGTCATGGACTCCATCATCGAGCACGATCCCAAGGTGGGGCGCGACGTCTACACCCGGTTTTTCCTCAGGGACTTCTCCGTCTTCAACATCGACGAGGAGT CGTCTGTCCCTCCAATGCGATACACTGATAGTATCTACCAAGATGAATTTGGGCTAGAAGACTCTGCAAACATCCTCTCCGTCAGCATAGTCTCCTCAGATGCAGGCTTCCCAGTCGATGTCTATGGCCGTGTCATTGCCAGAGACAGCATTGACTACAAGTGCATTTATCTCTTTCACCGCAATAGAGATGATTGCCAGCGTGTCAACGAG GATGGAATGCTGATTTTAACTGGCCCATATCGAGGTCTAGTGCTGGTTGATTTCATCTATCTAGAGATAGATCTTAAAATAAGGGAAGAAGGAGTTCCAGACAGGCCATTTAGCAAGGGTCTAATAAGCATTGATGGCCGAGTACTGTCTAGAGAGAAAGATGTCATGGTTAGAAGTGAAACCCTTGAGAGCTGGCTCAGCACTACAGAAGTGAGATTCACAACTGTCCTGAACGCAGTCGAGTGCACCTTTGAAATCAAGCTCACTGAGGGGCTTTTTAAAGGAAATATAACAGTTGGCATCGCGGATGAAGCTCGCAAGCTGGACAATGAACAAACGATTGTGATTCATGATAGCACAGCAGATGGCGTGGTTACAAGTGATGAAAGTGGAGTTATCAAACTCCGGCGAAGTGTCATTACTATCTGTCTGGAAAGAACGGTGATGTTTCACATAAATAATGAGGCTGATGGTGTTTGTGCTGAACGAAACTTTGATTTCACTCCACGCCGCACTGGTGCAGATGAACATAAAATTACGTGTGGTGCTGGGAAGTTCAGATTCAGGGTTGTCTGGTCCTTGATGGACTTTAGGCTGTAA